The proteins below are encoded in one region of Sporosarcina sp. FSL K6-1508:
- the rbsC gene encoding ribose ABC transporter permease: MLKSNTQSVLQKIGPFIGLLLIVIIISIMSPNFLTLNNLLNVLRQVSINALIAFGMTFVILTGGIDLSVGSILALTGAVTAGLMAGGMDPLLAMFLGLLLGAVLGAINGVIIAKGKVAPFIATLATMTIYRGLTLVYTEGKPISGLGDSQAFQLLGKGYFFGIPVPVITMAITFGILYFILKKTTFGRRVYAVGGNEEASRLSGISVDRIKIYVYALTGMLAALAALILTSRLNSAQPTAGNMFELDAIAAVVLGGTSLTGGRGWIVGTLIGALIIGVLNNGLNLIGVSSFFQQVVKGAVILVAVLLDRKKTA, translated from the coding sequence TTGCTCAAGTCTAATACACAGTCGGTACTACAAAAAATCGGACCATTTATCGGGCTCTTATTGATTGTCATCATCATTTCAATTATGAGTCCGAATTTCCTAACGTTGAACAACTTGCTCAACGTTTTAAGACAAGTATCCATTAATGCGCTCATTGCATTCGGGATGACTTTTGTTATTTTGACAGGCGGTATCGATTTATCTGTCGGGTCCATATTAGCGTTAACAGGAGCTGTGACTGCCGGGTTAATGGCCGGTGGAATGGATCCGCTTCTCGCGATGTTCCTGGGATTACTTCTTGGTGCGGTTCTCGGTGCAATCAACGGTGTCATTATTGCCAAAGGGAAAGTCGCTCCATTTATAGCAACGCTTGCGACAATGACGATTTATCGGGGGTTGACACTTGTATATACGGAAGGTAAACCAATTTCGGGACTTGGTGATTCACAAGCTTTCCAATTGCTAGGGAAAGGTTACTTTTTTGGAATTCCAGTCCCTGTCATAACAATGGCCATCACGTTTGGGATTTTGTATTTCATCTTGAAAAAGACGACGTTTGGCCGCCGTGTTTACGCAGTAGGCGGTAATGAGGAAGCTTCACGGCTTTCTGGGATCAGCGTAGACCGTATTAAAATTTACGTCTATGCACTGACAGGAATGCTAGCGGCGCTTGCTGCATTGATTTTAACATCGAGGCTCAATTCCGCTCAACCAACCGCGGGGAACATGTTTGAACTCGACGCAATTGCGGCAGTTGTTCTTGGTGGAACAAGTTTGACAGGCGGACGCGGTTGGATTGTGGGAACGCTAATTGGTGCACTCATTATTGGTGTTTTGAATAATGGACTCAATCTGATCGGCGTATCTTCCTTCTTCCAGCAAGTGGTTAAGGGAGCAGTTATATTGGTCGCGGTACTATTGGATCGTAAAAAAACAGCTTAA